AATAATGCCGACCCGTGCGGCACGCCGTGTGTGAGCCGGTCGCTGTCGGCCAACGGTAAAGCCAATGCGCACAGAGATGGCTGTGGCAATACTCAAAGGGATCATAAACAGCATTGACGCAAAATTGAGGGCAATTTGGTGGGCGGCAACACTCTGGGCACCGAACCGCGCCAGCAGAATAGCGATGATGGCAAACACACTGCACTCGATAAACAGCCCACTGCCGATGGGGAGTCCCAATGTCAGCAGGTGCTTTTGCACATCCGGTTGAAACGGCTTCTTCCATGGCATGACGTGATAACGGCGTAATTCGCCATGCCGCCAGAAAATAAACACCATGCCCAGCCCCATGCTCCACATGGTCAGCGCGGTTGCCGGACCACAGCCGGCACCGCCGAGAGCTGGAAAGCCCAAAACGCCGAACACCAGCAGATAATCGGCAACAATGTTAATGCCCAGACCAAAAAAGCTGACAATCATGCCGGGACGGGTTAAGGAGAGTCCTTCACTGCAATAACGCAGGGCGAAACAGATGCCGATGCCTGGAAATCCCCAAGAAACACCGGCAAGGTAGCGGGTGACCAGTGGTGTTAAGGTCGCATCAATCTGGAACCAGCCCAGCACCGGTTCAATATGACGTAGAATCAGAGCGGCCCCGATACCGAGGAAGACACCGAGGTAGATGCCTTGCGGGATCAGTCGGTCGATCTCATGGTGGCGGCCACCGCCGTGGGCTTGGGACACCATCGGTGTCAACGCACTGAGGATGCCGAGCAGAAACAGCAACACCGGAAACCAGATGCTCGAGCCGATGGCTACGGCAGCGAGATCGTTTGGGCTGACGCGTCCGGCCATCATGGTGTCGACAAACCCCATGCTCGATTGTGCCAGTTGCGCGAGAATCAGTGGCACACTTAACCGGGTCAGGGTCATCAGTTCGGCGTTGAACAGGCGAAAGCGGCGTGGCGCAAATAGCATAGTGAGCCTCTAAGGGTTCTCGATTCTTCGACAGGGCGAAAAAAAAACAGGTCTTTCCAAACTATGGAAAGACCTGTCTCAATATCAGAGTTGTGGGGCTTTGTCAAAGTTCGAACATGTCATCGTCCGCCTCTTGGGTATAGCCGATCATGGGAGCGGCTTTGCTGCTCACTTGGTGAGCTGTACTCGGATTGATCTGGAAGCGGCTGAGCAGTTGGCGCAGGGTATTGGCCTGCCCGGACAGCTCATCTGAAGCCGCCGCACTCTCTTCAGAGCTGGCGGTGTTCTGCTGGGTGACCCGGTCGATCTGGTTAAGACCCTGATTGATCTGGTCAATGCCGGCAGCCTGCTCCTGAGAGGCATGGGCGATCTCGCCGACCAGTCCGGTCACCTTTTCGATCCGGTTGACGATCTCAGTCAGTGCCTCCGAGGTTTTTTCGGCTACTTCCTGACCATGGCTGGCCTTGCTGACTGAGTTTTCAATCAGGGTTGAGGTCTCTTGAGCCGCCTTGGCACTGCGTGCAGCCAAGTTGCGAACCTCTTCGGCAACCACCGCAAAACCTTTGCCGTGCTGACCGGCACGCGCTGCTTCAACGGCGGCATTGAGGGCCAGCAGGTTGGTTTGGAAGGCAATTTCGTCAATTACTTTGATGATGTTGGCGATGTTTTTGCCTGACTCGTTGATTTCGTCCATGGCATCATTCATGGCACTCATCTGGTTCATGCCGTTATTGGCCGCCTGATGGGCTGCTTTGGACAGATCGCTGGCTGTGGTGGCGCTATCAGCATTGCTGCGGGTTTGTGATGCCATTTGCGACATGGAGCTGGTGATCTCCTGCAGAGATTCGGCCTGCGATGTGGCCCCTTCCGACAACGACTGGCTGGAGCTGGCAATTTGCATGGCGCCGTTGCCGATCTGGTTGGCGACCTGTTGGATCTGGGTGATCAGATCGGTGAGATCGGCGCCGACCTGTTTCAGCGTTGTGCGTAGCTGGTCGTTGCTGTCATATGGAGAGATCGAAAAGGTCAGGTCGCCCTGGGCCAATTGATCCATGGCCGAGATGACCTCCTCTTTGAGATTGTCGGAAAAGGTGTTCATGGCCTGGGCCATTTTGCCCACTTCGTCCATGCTGCGAATGGACAGGCGTTGATCCAGGTGGCCGTGACGTAACTCCTCAATCATGACGACGGCATCTTTGAGTGGTTTAGCCAAACGCTGCGAGGTGATAAAACCAAATCCCAGTGACAAGATCACGCCGATGGCAATCGCGGTGATGGCAATGGTTTTGCTGCGGCTGGCACTGCTCAGGGCGTATTGGCGCGTGGCATCGGTCAGTTGGTTGTTCAGTTCGTAGAGGTCGTTCAGGCTGCGGTCTACTTTCAAGAAGGCATTGCGCTCAACTCCCAGAGCAATTTCTGTCGCCTGATTCAGCAGGTCGGACTGCGCTTTGGCAATATTGCTGGCATCCACAAACTCGTCTTTGATTACCGACAGGATCGGCCCAATGATATGGGTATAGGTTTCGGAGGCTTCAAGGATATCGCCTTCAGCAATATACCCGTCAATTTCGGCTCCGACATCATGCAGCTCTTCATGGGACGGCATAATCTCTTCAAGGGCTTTGCGCAGCTCCGGGCTGTTGGTTTCAAAGGTGAGCAACCATTTGCCGAAGTTGCATTTTGTCGGGTCTATCTGACCGGTAAAACGCTCTTCGTGTTCGATGGCTGCACCAAGGGCACTGACCCACTCAAAGTGATCCATGAACATCTGGTTGAGGTCGCGGCCCAGGGCACCAATATGATCCAGATTGACCTTTTCAAACAGTTGTAGCATTTCCGCCTGGCGTTGACGCCACTGCTTCAGGCTGTTGTCGACGTCGTGCCACGCCTTGAGTTCCTGGTCGGTTTTTTTCAAAGAGGTATAGACCTGTACCGCGTCATCAAGCTCACGGCCCAGTTGACGTAGCGTGTCGATGGCGTCACGGCGCTGTTCAACAGACAGGTCCGGAATCGCCAGGGTGCGCTCTTCCGCTTTGATGGCATTGAGTTTTTCCATCATCAGGCCGATACTGCGGACGCTGGGAAGACGCAGATCACTGACCTCATTGAGGGAGCTATTGGTGGTGTTGATGCCGTAAATACCCAGCCCGCCGATGATGGCACAGAGGATGGCCATCATAAAAAACGAACCGAGAAGTTTAATCTGGATTGACATGGTTGCCTCGCTTTTGTGTGTACTAATATTGCAGTGCTAATCATTGAGGTGTGACTTATTAGATAGCCATGTGTATACAATTTTGGTGCGAACTTTAGCACAGCTGAGACGAGGCAGGAAAGGTTTTTTTTTGAACCGCTTTATGCTGAAGATAGCTGTTTTTACGCAACAACTATTAGGTGTTCATGAGAGGAAAACGTCAGCCTATGACCCTTTTAACGGAATCCGATAAATGAGAGAAACTTGCCGGAGAATTTATTTATCAGATGAGTTCGCGGTAAGGCACTGAACACCGGTGGTTGACGCCGGTCAAATTTTTTCAGTTCCTCGAGAAGTTCCGGGTTTGGTCCCAGTTTGATGCCGCGACGAAATACCTGCATGGCCTGACTTTTGCGGTCGGCGTTCAGGTAGATGCGCCCCAAGTTCAGGTAGTGGGCGCTGTTGTGGGGTTCGTCACGAAGGGCGCTTTGACACAAAGAGATCGCCCGTTGATGCTGGCCCTTGACTTTTGACAGGCAATAAGCAAGATATGAGCGCGACAATGGGGTGCTACGTTGGGTGTCGGCCTGTTCGAACTGCATCAGCGCTTCAACAGGACTGTTGTGTTTCAGCGCGGCAATGCCTTTCTGGATCAGTTGTGCGTAGTCTTCGACCATGGTGGTTATCTCTTCTGGGGATGTTTTAATGATATAACTACTTTAACCTGATTAGTGTGTCTCTTCAAGGGGATGGATTTAGTTTTTATGTTCTCAGATGGAACAACGTCACAGCAACCGAAGGTCTGCGTTAAAGACAGCAATTCAGGACAATGGTTGAGTTTCACTGAGGTGTGCCATGTGGTCCGCTGTGATGCTGCATCCGATCTGGTCAACTGTTTGCGTGACGTCGAGTCGTGGGTTACACGCGGCTATGCTGCGGCCGGTTTTGTCGGCTATGAAGGTGGCGCCGCGTTTTATGCTGGCAAGCAAGCGCGTGTCTCTCCGTTGCCCGTGGCCTGGTTTGCCATCAGCAAGAGTGTGGTGACGGTGGATGGGCCTGATACCGTGGAAAAATGGCCAAGGCTGCTGTGGTGGTCAGACAATTCTGTGGCGTCATACTACACACAACTGGCGCGCATTCACCAGGCCATTGCCCAAGGTGAAACCTACCAGGTCAACTATACCTATGGCCTTCATGCCCAGGTGGATGACGATTTTGATGCGTGGTCTTTTTTTGGCTACCTGAATTGCCGTCACCAAGGTGGCTATGCCGCCTATCTTGATATTGGTTCCCATGTTGTGTGCTCCGTTTCACCGGAGCTGTTCTTTGCTGTTGACGGCCAGCATATTACGACCCGGCCGATGAAGGGGACGGCACCGCGTGGTGCCAGCGATGAAGAGGATCGGCGGCGCGCTGCAGAACTGCATCAGAGCGAAAAGAATCGGGCTGAAAATCTGATGATTGTCGATATGTTGCGCAACGATCTCGGCCAGCTCGCCACAGTGGGCAGTGTGTCGGTGCGTGACCTGTACCATCTCGAAGGGTATCCGACCGTCTGGCAACTGACCAGCAAAGTGGAGGCGCAACTTCCTGCTGGCTGTGGTCTGGTTGAACAATTCAAAGCATTGTTCCCCTGTGCGTCCATTACCGGAGCGCCGAAAAAGAAAACCATGGAGTGGATTGATCGATTGGAAAGCGGTCCGCGCGGCGTCTACACCGGTGCCATTGGCTTTATCACGCCTCAGGGGCGCAGTCAGTTCAATGTGGCGATTCGCACGGCGGTTTACGATCGCCATGAACAGCACGTGCATTACGGTGTTGGCGGCGGCATTGTCTGGGATTCCGACAGCGCCGATGAGTGGCGGGAAACACGCATCAAAGCCAGCGTTTTGCCGGGAGTCGGTGATTTTTCGTTGCTTGAAACTCTGTTGTGGCGCCCAGATCAGGGTTATCGCAACCTGGAATATCATCTGCAGCGTCTCGAAAAAAGTGCTCAGTTGTTGGGTATTGACGTAAACCGCCATTGTCTTCGCCACCATCTGGTTGAGGCGGCAGCCGTGCAACCCCCACGCTGGTGGCGGGTACGCTGTCTGGTCGACTTTCTCGGCGATGTGAGCTGTGAGTTTATTCCCTATCAGCATCAGGGACAGACGCAAGCGCTGCGCTTGGCGCTGGCCGTTACTGCCGTCAACAGCCGCGATCCGTGGCTGCAGCACAAAACCGATCAACGCCAGCGTTACGAGGTATTGCGTAATCAAGCGCCTGGAGCGGATGACGTTTTGATGTACAATGAGTGCGGTGAGATCACAGAAACGACCACGGCCAATGTGGTTGTGCATTATCAAGGGCGTTGGGTGACGCCACCGGTTGCATGCGGTCTGTTGCCGGGAACCATGCGCCAACGGTTGCTCGATGAGGGGCGGATTGTGGAACAGGTTGTCACCGTGGATGAGGTGAGCAACTGTGACATTTATCTGATCAATTCGTTGCGCGGTTGGCGTTGGGCACGGCTGGGTTAATACTGGTACAAAGAGGGATGTCATGCAGAAAACACTGATTATTCTTGGCGTGCTCTTGGTGATTATTGGTTTAGGCTGGCCATGGCTGAGTAAAATCCCCCTTGGACGGCTACCCGGTGATATCATCATCGACAAACCCGGTATGAAGGTTTATTTTCCCATAACTACGATGATCATCGTTAGCCTGGTGCTATCGTTGATTATCCGTTTTTTCCATAAATAACCGGACAAGGAAACAGTCTATGCCGCAATTTACCGTTGAAGCCAACGAAATCCCGTTAAGTCCCTTAGCTTTTTTACAGCGCCATATTTCAGCCGCTTCCAAAAGTTATCTGCGTCAATTGCTCAAAAAAGGCAAAGTGAAAGGGCCTCGTGGCGTAGTGAGCGAGCAAGATCAGTTGAAATTGGGGGATGTTCTGATCTTACCAGACAGCGGCCGATTGTCTGAACTGCTGGCGGCAACAGCGCAACCATCGCTGGAACAGCAATTGTTTATTCTTTACGAAAGCCGGGAGATTCTTATTGTCGATAAGCCGTCCGGGTTAGCGATTCACAGCAGTGAAGGCCATCAAGACCGCAATCTTGCCGCTCTTGTCGATGAGTTGATTCGTTCACGCGGTGATGCCTACCAGGTCGCACCGATCCATCGTCTTGATTTGGAAACGTCCGGTCCGGTACTGTTCGGCAAGGGGAAAAAGGCCTGTAGCGAACTGGGGAAGTTGTTCATGTGTCATGAAGTGGAGAAAAGTTATCTGGCCCTGGTGGCGGGTAAAACACCTGGGCGGGGCTTAATCCAATCCGAGGTGCCGAGCAAAGGGAAAACAAAAGAGGCGCAGACCGCATTCCAGGCACTCGATCGTAACGAACAGGCGTCGCTGTTAAAAGTGACTCTTTATACCGGCCGCCAACACCAGATTCGCCGCCAACTGGCAGAGCTTGGCCATCCGCTTTTTGGTGATCGCCGTTACCGAGGACAACAGCCCGACGCGTTGCCACGGTTGTTTCTCCACTGCTGCCAACTGGCGTTCATTGATCCCTTCAGCGGTGCTCCCGTTGAGATCAATAGCCCCTTGCCGGCTGATTTATCTCAGTTTCTTGACACGGTTGGTTTGCGCTACCCGAATAAGTAGTTTTTCCCATAACGAACGGATTTAATAGGGCGTTATTTAAAATGAAAACAGTGTTTGATTTTGCGCCAAGAATTGATTAGTCTGTTTCTATTCGACAGAGGTTGTTTCTCGACCAGATTTCTCTTGCGTGGAGCAGACATGGCTTTTTTTCAATCAATTTACCGTTCTCTTGAGCAGAGTCTGTTCAATTCCCTGACTAAAAAGATTGCCGGCAACATGCTGTTTATTCTGCTGGCCTGTGTCGCGCTCGGCGGCGTGCTTTATTGGCAGCAGGAAGCCGTCAATACGGCGATGGCCTC
The Desulfuromonas acetoxidans DSM 684 genome window above contains:
- a CDS encoding MATE family efflux transporter; this encodes MLFAPRRFRLFNAELMTLTRLSVPLILAQLAQSSMGFVDTMMAGRVSPNDLAAVAIGSSIWFPVLLFLLGILSALTPMVSQAHGGGRHHEIDRLIPQGIYLGVFLGIGAALILRHIEPVLGWFQIDATLTPLVTRYLAGVSWGFPGIGICFALRYCSEGLSLTRPGMIVSFFGLGINIVADYLLVFGVLGFPALGGAGCGPATALTMWSMGLGMVFIFWRHGELRRYHVMPWKKPFQPDVQKHLLTLGLPIGSGLFIECSVFAIIAILLARFGAQSVAAHQIALNFASMLFMIPLSIATAISVRIGFTVGRQRPAHTRRAARVGIIATLCLALISATVIALFPDSCVAIYTNDGQLRDAAAALLVYAAIFQLPDATQVSCAGALRGFKDTRMPMLLQIFAYWGIALPIGSYLGLTLNWGARGFWIGLICGLSSAAVLLLWRLRVMLRRNSAIQVS
- a CDS encoding methyl-accepting chemotaxis protein, with protein sequence MSIQIKLLGSFFMMAILCAIIGGLGIYGINTTNSSLNEVSDLRLPSVRSIGLMMEKLNAIKAEERTLAIPDLSVEQRRDAIDTLRQLGRELDDAVQVYTSLKKTDQELKAWHDVDNSLKQWRQRQAEMLQLFEKVNLDHIGALGRDLNQMFMDHFEWVSALGAAIEHEERFTGQIDPTKCNFGKWLLTFETNSPELRKALEEIMPSHEELHDVGAEIDGYIAEGDILEASETYTHIIGPILSVIKDEFVDASNIAKAQSDLLNQATEIALGVERNAFLKVDRSLNDLYELNNQLTDATRQYALSSASRSKTIAITAIAIGVILSLGFGFITSQRLAKPLKDAVVMIEELRHGHLDQRLSIRSMDEVGKMAQAMNTFSDNLKEEVISAMDQLAQGDLTFSISPYDSNDQLRTTLKQVGADLTDLITQIQQVANQIGNGAMQIASSSQSLSEGATSQAESLQEITSSMSQMASQTRSNADSATTASDLSKAAHQAANNGMNQMSAMNDAMDEINESGKNIANIIKVIDEIAFQTNLLALNAAVEAARAGQHGKGFAVVAEEVRNLAARSAKAAQETSTLIENSVSKASHGQEVAEKTSEALTEIVNRIEKVTGLVGEIAHASQEQAAGIDQINQGLNQIDRVTQQNTASSEESAAASDELSGQANTLRQLLSRFQINPSTAHQVSSKAAPMIGYTQEADDDMFEL
- a CDS encoding tetratricopeptide repeat protein gives rise to the protein MVEDYAQLIQKGIAALKHNSPVEALMQFEQADTQRSTPLSRSYLAYCLSKVKGQHQRAISLCQSALRDEPHNSAHYLNLGRIYLNADRKSQAMQVFRRGIKLGPNPELLEELKKFDRRQPPVFSALPRTHLINKFSGKFLSFIGFR
- the pabB gene encoding aminodeoxychorismate synthase component I, producing MFSDGTTSQQPKVCVKDSNSGQWLSFTEVCHVVRCDAASDLVNCLRDVESWVTRGYAAAGFVGYEGGAAFYAGKQARVSPLPVAWFAISKSVVTVDGPDTVEKWPRLLWWSDNSVASYYTQLARIHQAIAQGETYQVNYTYGLHAQVDDDFDAWSFFGYLNCRHQGGYAAYLDIGSHVVCSVSPELFFAVDGQHITTRPMKGTAPRGASDEEDRRRAAELHQSEKNRAENLMIVDMLRNDLGQLATVGSVSVRDLYHLEGYPTVWQLTSKVEAQLPAGCGLVEQFKALFPCASITGAPKKKTMEWIDRLESGPRGVYTGAIGFITPQGRSQFNVAIRTAVYDRHEQHVHYGVGGGIVWDSDSADEWRETRIKASVLPGVGDFSLLETLLWRPDQGYRNLEYHLQRLEKSAQLLGIDVNRHCLRHHLVEAAAVQPPRWWRVRCLVDFLGDVSCEFIPYQHQGQTQALRLALAVTAVNSRDPWLQHKTDQRQRYEVLRNQAPGADDVLMYNECGEITETTTANVVVHYQGRWVTPPVACGLLPGTMRQRLLDEGRIVEQVVTVDEVSNCDIYLINSLRGWRWARLG
- a CDS encoding DUF2905 domain-containing protein — encoded protein: MQKTLIILGVLLVIIGLGWPWLSKIPLGRLPGDIIIDKPGMKVYFPITTMIIVSLVLSLIIRFFHK
- a CDS encoding RluA family pseudouridine synthase is translated as MPQFTVEANEIPLSPLAFLQRHISAASKSYLRQLLKKGKVKGPRGVVSEQDQLKLGDVLILPDSGRLSELLAATAQPSLEQQLFILYESREILIVDKPSGLAIHSSEGHQDRNLAALVDELIRSRGDAYQVAPIHRLDLETSGPVLFGKGKKACSELGKLFMCHEVEKSYLALVAGKTPGRGLIQSEVPSKGKTKEAQTAFQALDRNEQASLLKVTLYTGRQHQIRRQLAELGHPLFGDRRYRGQQPDALPRLFLHCCQLAFIDPFSGAPVEINSPLPADLSQFLDTVGLRYPNK